AAGAAAGTACTTTTGCCGGATCTTAATGCGGGTTGTTCTCTGGCCGAAAGCTGTCAGTTTGGTGACTTGGATGCATTTCAAAAAAAACTGAGGGCAGAAGGCCGCGATTTCGAAACAGTTGCCTATATTAACACAAGCGCCAAAGTAAAAAGTCTCTGTGACTGGATTGTCACCAGTGGTAATGCACGTGAAATCATTGACCGTGTACCCCGAGGGAAAGAAATCTTATTCGTACCAGATCAACATCTTGGACGTTACTTAATGGAAGTTACGGGACGGGAAATGATTCTCTGGCCAGGTTCCTGTATGGTGCATGAAATCTTCAGCGTGCAAGATCTATTGCGTGCCAAAAAGAACAATCCTGGTTCCCTTGTGCTGGCGCATCCGGAATGTCCACATAAGATTCTGGAAGTCTCTGATTTCATTGGGGGGACAGAAAAACTGCGGCAATACGTGATGTCTATTAAAGAACCGGGCACTTTTTTAATTGCCACCGAAGCGAACATGATTCACCCACTGGAAAAATCGGCACCACATCATACTTATATTCCGGTTCCAGGAATTATTTCTTCGTCAGGTGAAACTTGC
The Gimesia aquarii DNA segment above includes these coding regions:
- the nadA gene encoding quinolinate synthase NadA; this translates as MSLPMMDKSEEVYEDPLDLMDEIEELKKEKDATLLAHFYIDGEIQEIADFTGDSLKLARDAVTVKTSTIVFSGVHFMAESTKILSPEKKVLLPDLNAGCSLAESCQFGDLDAFQKKLRAEGRDFETVAYINTSAKVKSLCDWIVTSGNAREIIDRVPRGKEILFVPDQHLGRYLMEVTGREMILWPGSCMVHEIFSVQDLLRAKKNNPGSLVLAHPECPHKILEVSDFIGGTEKLRQYVMSIKEPGTFLIATEANMIHPLEKSAPHHTYIPVPGIISSSGETCACNRCPHMALNTLQKVRDCLKYGKPEIEWQPYFDQAKEVLQRSLLQ